Proteins encoded by one window of Flagellimonas lutaonensis:
- the hisIE gene encoding bifunctional phosphoribosyl-AMP cyclohydrolase/phosphoribosyl-ATP diphosphatase HisIE, which produces MKIDFSKNPDGLVPAIIQDANTKNVLMLGYMNEEALKTTKETQKVTFFSRSKQRLWTKGEESGNYLNLVDIKMDCDADTLLVLARPEGPTCHKGTDTCWGESNEQTFGFLSQLEGIIEERRLESERDSSSRRNDQSYVVSLFDKGINKIAQKVGEEAVETVIEAKDTNDELFLNESADLLFHLLILLKAKGFGLNDVVKVLQSRH; this is translated from the coding sequence ATGAAAATAGATTTTAGTAAAAATCCAGATGGTCTTGTGCCAGCAATAATTCAAGATGCCAACACCAAAAACGTTTTGATGTTGGGCTATATGAACGAAGAAGCGCTTAAAACGACCAAAGAGACCCAAAAAGTGACCTTCTTTAGCCGAAGCAAACAACGTTTATGGACAAAAGGGGAGGAGAGCGGCAATTACCTGAACTTGGTTGACATTAAAATGGATTGTGATGCCGATACATTATTGGTTTTGGCACGACCCGAAGGCCCTACTTGTCATAAGGGCACCGATACCTGCTGGGGCGAATCGAACGAACAAACCTTTGGGTTTTTATCACAATTGGAGGGGATTATAGAAGAACGACGGTTGGAGTCTGAAAGAGATTCCTCCTCCCGTCGGAATGACCAATCGTATGTGGTCTCACTTTTTGATAAAGGCATCAACAAAATTGCCCAAAAAGTAGGCGAAGAAGCTGTCGAGACGGTAATTGAGGCGAAGGACACAAACGATGAACTGTTTTTGAACGAGAGTGCCGATCTGTTGTTTCACCTGTTGATTTTATTGAAAGCAAAAGGCTTCGGATTGAATGATGTTGTAAAAGTGCTACAATCTAGACACTGA